GCGGTGGCGACGATGCGGGCAACCGGGGTCAGGCCCTTCGCCCGGGCGACCGAATCGCGGGTGAGCACCACCGCGGCGGCGCCGTCCGAGATGGACGAGCTGGTGGCGGCCGTGATCGTGCCGTCCTTGGCGAAGGCGGGCTTCAACTGCGGGATCTTGTCCGGCCGGCCGCGGCCGGGCGCTTCGTCCTTGTCGACCACGGTCTCGCCGGCGCGGCTCTTCACCGTCACCGCGACGATCTCGTCGGCGAAGCCGCCATTGTCGATCGCCGACTTGGCGCGGCTGAGGCTCTCGATCGCATAGTCGTCCATCGACTGGCGGGTGAGCTGATAGTCGTTGGCGGTATCCTGCGCGAAGGTGCCCATCGCGCGGCCTTCTTCGTAGGCGTCCTCGAGCCCGTCGAGGAACATGTGGTCATAGGCGGTGTCGTGGCCGATGCGCGCGCCCGAGCGATGTTTCTTGAGCAGGTAGGGCGCGTTGGTCATCGATTCCATGCCGCCAGCGATGACCACGTCGGCATTGCCCGCGGCGAGCGCCTCGGAGCCCATGATCATCGTCTGCATGCCCGAGCCGCAAACCTTGTTGACGGTGGTCGCCTGGACGCTGGTCGGCAGCCCGGCCTTGATCGCCGCCTGCCGCGCCGGCGCCTGGCCGAGGCCGGCGGGGAGCACGCAGCCCATGTAGATGCGATCGATGTCGCCGCCGTCGACGCCCGCGCGCTCGACCGCCGCCTTGACCGCGGTCGCGCCGAGCTCGGTGGC
The Sphingomonas ginsengisoli An et al. 2013 genome window above contains:
- a CDS encoding acetyl-CoA C-acyltransferase, which codes for MATAAADPVVILSYARTPMGAMQGALADVSATELGATAVKAAVERAGVDGGDIDRIYMGCVLPAGLGQAPARQAAIKAGLPTSVQATTVNKVCGSGMQTMIMGSEALAAGNADVVIAGGMESMTNAPYLLKKHRSGARIGHDTAYDHMFLDGLEDAYEEGRAMGTFAQDTANDYQLTRQSMDDYAIESLSRAKSAIDNGGFADEIVAVTVKSRAGETVVDKDEAPGRGRPDKIPQLKPAFAKDGTITAATSSSISDGAAAVVLTRDSVARAKGLTPVARIVATAAHAQAPAEFTIAPIGAIHKVLDKAGWSIGDVDLFEVNEAFACVAMFAMKDLGIGHDKINVHGGATALGHPIGASGTRIVVTLLNALKQKGLKRGIASLCIGGGEATAVAVELV